The following coding sequences lie in one Spinacia oleracea cultivar Varoflay chromosome 1, BTI_SOV_V1, whole genome shotgun sequence genomic window:
- the LOC110786698 gene encoding ubiquinone biosynthesis protein COQ4 homolog, mitochondrial: protein MIGNSRIRLNGWQQTAVALGSAVGALLDPRRADLIAALGETTGKPAFERVLERMKRSPDGKAVLLERPRVISASVGHAWDLPENTFGAAYAKFMGSRNFSPDDRPPVRFMETEELAYVAMRAREVHDFWHTLFGLPTNLMGESALKVIEFQQMHLPMCFMSVIGGSARFNSKQRSLFFEHYFPWALRAGMNCTDLMCIYYERHFDEDLDVVRRKWGITPAPPSPSTVG from the exons ATGATAGGAAATTCTCGTATCCGGCTAAATGGTTGGCAGCAGACCGCAGTTGCTCTTGGTTCAGCAGTTGGTGCGTTACTTGACCCACGAAGAGCTGATCTCATAGCCGCTTTGGGAGAGACTACTGGAAAGCCTGCTTTTGAAAGAGTTCTTGAAAGGATGAAGAGAAGTCCAGATGGCAAA GCTGTTCTCTTGGAAAGACCACGAGTTATATCTGCAAGTGTTGGGCATGCATGGGATCTTCCTGAAAACACATTTGGGGCTGCTTATGCCAAGTTCATGGGATCAAGGAACTTTTCACCAGACGATAGGCCACCTGTACGTTTTATGGAAACGGAAGAGCTAGCATATGTGGCTATGCGGGCCCGAGAGGTACATGACTTCTGGCACACCCTCTTTGGTCTTCCCACCAACTTGATGGGCGAGTCGGCTCTAAAGGTCATAGAGTTTCAGCAGATGCATCTTCCTATGTGCTTCATGTCAGTCATAGGAGGCTCAGCAAGATTCAACTCAAAGCAAAGATCACTCTTTTTTGAGCACTATTTTCcctgggccttgcgtgctggAATGAACTGCACAGATCTGATGTGCATATATTATGAGCGCCATTTCGACGAGGATCTGGATGTTGTTCGGCGAAAATGGGGGATCACTCCTGCTCCTCCTTCCCCTTCTACTGTGGGTTGA